From a region of the Panicum virgatum strain AP13 chromosome 2K, P.virgatum_v5, whole genome shotgun sequence genome:
- the LOC120675291 gene encoding mediator of RNA polymerase II transcription subunit 25-like produces the protein MAAERQLVVAVEGTAALGPYWSSILGDYVEKIVRSFCANEVPGQKLAGAPPELALVVFHTHGPYSAFGVQRSGWTKDIGAFLSWLSGISFSGGGFSEASTCEGLAEALTILQGSPSTTQSHQNHEAQKHCILVAASNPYPLPTPVYCIPTQSIDHKENTESSKEPSIADAEAVAKSFAQCSVSLSVISPKQLPTLKAIYTAGKRNPRAADPSVDHAKNPHFLVLLSENFMEARTALSRPLHGNLAPNQTVTKMDTAPAVTMAGPTSNGNPSVNGPMMGRQPVGVGGVSTATVKLEPATIPPMVSAPAFSHVTPISNVASQGISALQTSSPSLISQEANIANDNVQEHKPIVHPVQQPVRPGGHGSLLNNLSQVRLMNSTSLGGGATSMGLPNIGATPIQVHMSNMISSGMTSTPSVISSISGQPISTQQMVQSTALGSFGSSASTVSGNSNIAVSASLPSIQSSMSMGQSVQPVAQGGLMAGSQLGQGGIAANQNVSGLGPTAISSAPAMMPTPGMAQSTGVNSLGVTNNSAMNMPIGQHPNAQQPPPKYVKIWEGTLSGQRQGQPVFICKLEGYRSGTASETLAADWPETMQIVRLIAQEHMNNKQYIGKADFLVFRTLNQHGFLGQLQEKKLCAVIQLPSQTLLLSMSDKAGRLIGMLFPGDMVVFKPQVSTQQPQMQQQQQLQQQQQLQQQQLQQQQHMHMQPQGLPLQQQQMPLQQQQTAQMQPMQQQQPQMQSMQQQQAQMQPMQQQTQMQPMQQQTQMQPMQQQQPQMQSMQHQQQPQMQSMQHQQQPQMQHQQQPQMQHQQQPQPQQMQQMQHQQPQQMQQMQHQQQQMQPMQHQQQQMQPMQHQQQQIPLQQQQQMQQHQQQQMQQIQQHQHQQQQMQQMQPQQQQPQMVGTGMGQQYMQGHNRAVQMMQGKIAPQGPGSMPGGGFLP, from the exons atggcggcggagcggcagctGGTGGTTGCCGTcgaggggacggcggcgctggggccCTACTGGTCCTCCATTCTGGGGGACTACGTCGAGAAGATCGTGCG GAGCTTTTGTGCAAATGAAGTGCCAGGGCAG AAGCTTGCAGGGGCACCACCTGAGCTTGCATTAGTTGTTTTTCATACCCATGGACCTTACAGCG CTTTTGGTGTGCAGCGAAGTGGATGGACAAAAGATATCGGTGCTTTCCTATCATGGTTATCTGGAATATCATTCAGTGGTGGAGGATTTAGCGAAGCTTCTACGTGTGAAGGCCTTGCTGAAGCACTGACG ATACTTCAAGGCAGTCCCAGTACAACCCAGAGTCATCAAAACCATGAAGCACAAAAGCACTGCATACTTGTCGCTGCAAGTAATCCATATCCTTTGCCTACACCTGTCTACTGTATTCCTACTCAAAGTATTGATCATAAAGAGAATACTGAGTCATCGAAAGAGCCTTCCATTGCTGATGCTGAGGCTGTTGCAAAATCATTTGCTCAG TGCTCTGTCTCATTGTCGGTGATATCTCCGAAACAGCTTCCCACACTGAAGGCGATATACACTGCG GGCAAGAGAAATCCTCGAGCTGCTGATCCATCAGTTGATCATGCAAAAAACCCACACTTCCTTGTTTTGCTATCTGAGAATTTTATGGAGGCGCGGACTGCTCTAAGTCGTCCTTTACATGGGAACTTGGCCCCAAATCAAACTGTAACAAAGATGGACACCGCACCGGCAGTTACAATGGCAGGACCAACTTCAAATGGCAACCCCTCAG TGAATGGACCAATGATGGGTCGGCAACCAGTTGGTGTTGGAGGTGTTTCTACTGCAACTGTTAAATTG GAACCAGCAACCATACCACCGATGGTTTCTGCACCTGCTTTCTCGCATGTAACACCTATTTCAAATGTGGCTTCACAAGGAATATCAGCATTGCAAACCTCATCACCATCTCTTATTTCCCAAGAAGCAAATATTGCAAATGATAATGTGCAGGAACATAAACCTATAGTACACCCTGTTCAACAGCCAGTTCGGCCTGGTGGTCATGGTAGCCTCCTCAACAATCTGTCACAGGTTCGTCTGATGAACTCAACTTCTTTAGGAGGAGGTGCTACCTCGATGGGACTGCCTAACATAGGGGCAACACCAATACAAGTCCACATGTCAAACATGATATCGAGTGGCATGACATCaacaccctctgtcatctcctCTATATCTGGACAACCTATTAGTACTCAACAAATGGTACAGAGCACAGCTCTTGGTTCCTTTGGCTCAAGCGCTTCTACTGTATCAGGCAATTCAAATATTGCTGTATCGGCCTCTTTGCCTAGCATCCAAAGCAGCATGAGCATGGGCCAATCAGTGCAACCTGTGGCACAAGGAGGCTTGATGGCTGGTTCACAATTAGGACAAGGTGGAATTGCTGCAAACCAAAATGTGAGTGGCCTTGGGCCTACAGCTATCTCTTCAGCGCCAGCAATGATGCCAACACCTGGGATGGCCCAGTCGACAGGAGTCAATTCCCTAGGTGTCACAAACAATTCTGCCATGAATATGCCTATTGGGCAGCATCCCAATGCCCAACAACCGCCACCAAAGTATGTTAAAATTTGGGAG GGGACATTATCCGGTCAAAGGCAGGGACAGCCTGTATTTATCTGTAAACTCGAA GGTTATAGGAGCGGAACAGCATCTGAAAC ACTTGCAGCGGATTGGCCAGAGACTATGCAGATTGTTCGTCTTATAGCTCAGGAGCATATGAACAACAA ACAATATATTGGCAAGGCAGACTTTCTAGTATTCCGGACTCTAAATCAGCATGGGTTTCTTGGACAACTACAAGAGAAGAAGCTG TGTGCTGTGATACAGTTACCTTCGCAAACTCTACTGCTGTCAATGTCTGACAAAGCGGGGCGCCTGATTGGCATGCTCTTCCCTGGG GACATGGTGGTGTTCAAACCACAGGTCTCAACTCAGCAGCCAcaaatgcagcagcagcagcaacttcAACAGCAACAACAGTTACAACAGCAGCAactgcaacagcaacaacacATGCATATGCAGCCGCAAGGCCTCCCGCTTCAGCAGCAGCAAATGCcgcttcagcagcagcagacggcCCAGATGCAACCGATGCAACAGCAACAGCCACAGATGCAATCGATGCAACAGCAGCAGGCACAGATGCAACCGATGCAACAGCAGACACAGATGCAGCCAATGCAACAGCAGACACAGATGCAGCCaatgcaacagcagcagccgcagatgCAATCGATGCAacaccagcagcagccgcagatgCAATCGATGCAacaccagcagcagccgcagatgcaacaccagcagcagccgcagatgcaacaccagcagcagccgcagccacAGCAGATGCAACAGATGCAACACCAACAGCCACAGCAGATGCAACAGATGcaacaccagcagcagcagatgcaacCCATGcaacaccagcagcagcagatgcaacCCATGcaacaccagcagcagcagatacCACTCCAGCAACAACAGCAAATGCAACAACATCAGcaacaacagatgcagcaaattcaacagcatcagcatcagcaacaacagatgcagcaaatgcagccccagcagcagcagccccagATGGTGGGCACGGGAATGGGACAGCAGTACATGCAGGGGCACAATCGGGCGGTGCAGATGATGCAAGGGAAGATAGCGCCACAGGGGCCGGGCAGCATGCCTGGGGGAGGCTTCCTACCATGA